Proteins encoded within one genomic window of Brassica rapa cultivar Chiifu-401-42 chromosome A09, CAAS_Brap_v3.01, whole genome shotgun sequence:
- the LOC103842224 gene encoding probable aminotransferase TAT3 isoform X1, with translation MANNGNANGNVWQFKGNTATSDAAAVALRKLVFKMFRNYNLNSGKPILAPSPGDPSASPSFLTCPVAEEAVAAAARSGMANSYAPSPGILKARRAVADYLNGELPAKLKEEDVYITGGCNQAIEIVIDSLAGNSVANILLPRPGYPHYDARALYSCLEVRKYDLLPQKDWEIDLDGLEAAADENTVAMVLINPNNPCGNVYSYDHLNKVAEIARKLGIVVISDEVYKHVVYGDRPFIPMGIFASIAPVITLGSISKGWVVPGWRIGWIAMNDPNSILKSTGVIQAIEDCLDLTPQPSLILQEALPDILEKTPKEFFDKKIKAMRHSVEFSCERLKDIPCLFCPKKPESCSYLWVKLDTSMLVNIKNDFEFCMKLVSEESVLLIPGVALGADNWVRISIGTDASVLDEIFDRIKTFYDRHAIRKLPNSMGLLQIYNDQEMEICFS, from the exons ATGGCGAACAACGGCAACGCAAACGGCAATGTTTGGCAGTTTAAAGGAAACACAGCAACTAGTGATGCGGCTGCGGTAGCGTTGAGAAAGCTTGTTTTTAAGATGTTCAGAAACTACAACTTGAACAGCGGGAAACCCATCTTGGCCCCAAGTCCTGGCGATCCCTCCGCCTCTCCCAGCTTTCTGACTTGCCCCGTAGCAGAGGAAGCCGTGGCTGCAGCGGCACGCTCGGGCATGGCTAACTCTTATGCACCGAGCCCTGGAATTTTAAAAGCTAGAAG GGCGGTAGCGGATTATCTAAACGGAGAGCTTCCAGCGAAGCTGAAGGAGGAGGATGTGTATATCACAGGTGGTTGCAACCAGGCAATAGAGATTGTAATAGATTCACTAGCCGGAAATTCAGTCGCCAACATTCTGCTTCCAAGGCCGGGTTACCCTCACTACGATGCTCGTGCTCTCTATAGTTGCCTTGAGGTTCGCAAGTACGATCTCCTTCCCCAAAAAGATTGGGAGATAGACCTAGACGGCCTCGAGGCTGCTGCTGATGAGAATACCGTTGCAATGGTACTTATCAATCCCAACAATCCTTGTGGAAATGTCTACAGCTACGATCATCTCAATAAG GTTGCCGAGATTGCTAGGAAACTTGGTATAGTGGTGATATCTGATGAAGTATACAAACATGTTGTATATGGAGATAGGCCTTTTATTCCCATGGGGATCTTTGCATCGATAGCTCCAGTGATCACGCTCGGATCCATATCCAAGGGATGGGTCGTCCCGGGTTGGAGAATTGGTTGGATAGCCATGAATGATCCTAATAGCATTTTGAAATCAACAGGG GTTATTCAAGCAATAGAGGATTGTTTAGACTTAACTCCACAACCTTCACTTATTCTCCAG GAGGCACTTCCTGATATATTAGAGAAAACACCTAAAGAGTTCTTCGACAAGAAGATTAAAGCAATGAGACACTCGGTAGAGTTTTCGTGTGAGAGGCTCAAGGATATCCCTTGTCTCTTTTGTCCCAAGAAACCTGAATCTTGTTCTTACTTATGG GTAAAACTTGATACGTCAATGTTGGTTAATATCAAAAATGACTTTGAGTTTTGCATGAAGCTAGTTAGTGAGGAGAGCGTCCTCTTGATTCCAG GAGTGGCTCTAGGGGCTGATAATTGGGTGAGAATATCGATTGGAACCGACGCGTCAGTGCTAGATGAGATATTTGACAGAATAAAAACCTTCTATGATCGCCATGCAATAAGGAAGCTACCCAATTCAATGGGTCTATTGCAAATTTACAATGATCAGGAAATggaaatttgtttttcttaa
- the LOC103842224 gene encoding probable aminotransferase TAT3 isoform X2, translating to MANNGNANGNVWQFKGNTATSDAAAVALRKLVFKMFRNYNLNSGKPILAPSPGDPSASPSFLTCPVAEEAVAAAARSGMANSYAPSPGILKARRAVADYLNGELPAKLKEEDVYITGGCNQAIEIVIDSLAGNSVANILLPRPGYPHYDARALYSCLEVRKYDLLPQKDWEIDLDGLEAAADENTVAMVLINPNNPCGNVYSYDHLNKVAEIARKLGIVVISDEVYKHVVYGDRPFIPMGIFASIAPVITLGSISKGWVVPGWRIGWIAMNDPNSILKSTGEALPDILEKTPKEFFDKKIKAMRHSVEFSCERLKDIPCLFCPKKPESCSYLWVKLDTSMLVNIKNDFEFCMKLVSEESVLLIPGVALGADNWVRISIGTDASVLDEIFDRIKTFYDRHAIRKLPNSMGLLQIYNDQEMEICFS from the exons ATGGCGAACAACGGCAACGCAAACGGCAATGTTTGGCAGTTTAAAGGAAACACAGCAACTAGTGATGCGGCTGCGGTAGCGTTGAGAAAGCTTGTTTTTAAGATGTTCAGAAACTACAACTTGAACAGCGGGAAACCCATCTTGGCCCCAAGTCCTGGCGATCCCTCCGCCTCTCCCAGCTTTCTGACTTGCCCCGTAGCAGAGGAAGCCGTGGCTGCAGCGGCACGCTCGGGCATGGCTAACTCTTATGCACCGAGCCCTGGAATTTTAAAAGCTAGAAG GGCGGTAGCGGATTATCTAAACGGAGAGCTTCCAGCGAAGCTGAAGGAGGAGGATGTGTATATCACAGGTGGTTGCAACCAGGCAATAGAGATTGTAATAGATTCACTAGCCGGAAATTCAGTCGCCAACATTCTGCTTCCAAGGCCGGGTTACCCTCACTACGATGCTCGTGCTCTCTATAGTTGCCTTGAGGTTCGCAAGTACGATCTCCTTCCCCAAAAAGATTGGGAGATAGACCTAGACGGCCTCGAGGCTGCTGCTGATGAGAATACCGTTGCAATGGTACTTATCAATCCCAACAATCCTTGTGGAAATGTCTACAGCTACGATCATCTCAATAAG GTTGCCGAGATTGCTAGGAAACTTGGTATAGTGGTGATATCTGATGAAGTATACAAACATGTTGTATATGGAGATAGGCCTTTTATTCCCATGGGGATCTTTGCATCGATAGCTCCAGTGATCACGCTCGGATCCATATCCAAGGGATGGGTCGTCCCGGGTTGGAGAATTGGTTGGATAGCCATGAATGATCCTAATAGCATTTTGAAATCAACAGGG GAGGCACTTCCTGATATATTAGAGAAAACACCTAAAGAGTTCTTCGACAAGAAGATTAAAGCAATGAGACACTCGGTAGAGTTTTCGTGTGAGAGGCTCAAGGATATCCCTTGTCTCTTTTGTCCCAAGAAACCTGAATCTTGTTCTTACTTATGG GTAAAACTTGATACGTCAATGTTGGTTAATATCAAAAATGACTTTGAGTTTTGCATGAAGCTAGTTAGTGAGGAGAGCGTCCTCTTGATTCCAG GAGTGGCTCTAGGGGCTGATAATTGGGTGAGAATATCGATTGGAACCGACGCGTCAGTGCTAGATGAGATATTTGACAGAATAAAAACCTTCTATGATCGCCATGCAATAAGGAAGCTACCCAATTCAATGGGTCTATTGCAAATTTACAATGATCAGGAAATggaaatttgtttttcttaa
- the LOC103842221 gene encoding carotenoid 9,10(9',10')-cleavage dioxygenase 1 — protein MRSTIFSMPSLTPPLTSTDASIIGTKPYQNNSYPQNQLSNHRPWALQRFSPSSRWRLSLLSSVSDQTFMGEKLSDDSILSVNPKPSKCFSSKLIDLLEALVVKLMHDASLPLHYLSGNFAPLRDETPPVKDLHVHGFLPECLNGIFLRVGPNPKFDPLAGYHWFDGDGMIHGVRIKDGKATYVSRFVKTSRLQQEEFFGDAKLMKIGDLKGFFGLVMVIMQQLRIKLKVLDDSYGNGTANTSLIYHHGKLLALQETDKPYVIKVLEDGDLQTLGMTDYDKRLTHSFTAHPKVDPVTGEMFTFGCSPMPPYLTYRVISKDGIMHDPVPITISKPVMMHDFAITETYAIFMDLPMHFRPEEMVKENKMIYSFDPTKNARFGVLPRYAKDDLMIRWFELPNCFIFHNANAWEEEDEVVLITCRLENPNLDMVSGNVEEILESFSNELYEMRFNMKTGSASQKKLSASSNYFPRINECYTGKKNRYVYGYGTFLDGISKVTGIIKLDLHAEAETGNRILQVGGNIKGIYKLGQGIYCSDAIYVPRESAEEDDGYLIFFVHDENTGKSCVNVIDARTMSAEPVAIVELPHRVPYGFHALFVTERQLQEQTLI, from the exons ATGAGAAGCACCATCTTCAGCATGCCCTCTCTTACGCCGCCGTTAACCTCCACAGACGCTTCCATTATTGGCACTAAACCTTATCAGAACAACTCTTATCCTCAGAATCAGCTTAGCAACCACCGTCCGTGGGCTCTGCAGCGTTTCTCTCCTTCTTCGCGCTGGAGACTTTCGCTTCTCAGTTCAGTTTCTGATCAAACATTCATGGGGGAAAAGCTCAGTGATGATAGCATACTCTCTGTCAATCCTAAACCCTCCAAGTGTTTTTCCTCTAAGCTTATCGATCTTCTTGAGGCACTCGTTGTCAAGCTCATGCACGATGCTTCTCTCCCTCTGCACTACCTCTCAGGCAACTTTGCTCCCCTCCGAGACGAAACACCTCCGGTCAAGGACCTCCACGTCCATGGCTTTCTTCCC GAATGCTTGAATGGTATATTTCTTAGAGTTGGTCCAAATCCCAAGTTTGATCCTCTCGCTGGATATCACTG GTTTGATGGAGATGG AATGATACATGGGGTACGCATCAAAGATGGGAAAGCAACTTACGTTTCTCGATTCGTTAAGACATCACGTCTCCAGCAGGAAGAGTTTTTCGGAGATGCCAAATTGATGAAG ATTGGGGACCTTAAGGGGTTTTTCGGATTGGTTATGGTCATTATGCAACAACTGAGAATTAAATTGAAAGTATTGGACGACTCTTACGGAAATGGAACTG CTAATACATCGCTCATATATCACCATGGAAAGCTTCTAGCATTGCAGGAGACGGATAAGCCGT ACGTTATCAAGGTTTTGGAAGATGGAGACCTTCAAACTCTTGGCATGACAGATTATGACAAGAGATTGACCCACTCCTTCACTGCCCACCCCAAAGTTGACCCTGTTACGG GTGAAATGTTTACATTTGGGTGTTCGCCTATGCCACCTTACCTCACATACAGAGTGATCTCGAAAGATGGCATTATGCATGACCCAGTCCCAATTACTATCTCAAAGCCAGTCATGATGCATGATTTTGCTATTACCGAGACTTACGCAATCTTCATGGATCTTCCTATGCACTTTAGGCCAGAG GAAATGGTTAAAGAGAATAAAATGATATATTCATTTGATCCCACAAAAAATGCTCGTTTTGGTGTTCTTCCACGCTATGCCAAGGATGACCTCATGATTAGATGGTTTGAGCTTCCTAACTGCTTTATATTCCACAACG CCAATGCTTGGGAAGAAGAGGATGAAGTCGTCCTCATCACTTGTCGACTTGAAAATCCAAATCTTGACATGGTCAGCGGGAACGTGGAAGAAATACTTGAAAGTTTTAGCAACGAACT GTACGAAATGAGATTCAACATGAAAACGGGCTCAGCTTCTCAGAAGAAACTATCCGCATCTTCAAATTATTTCCCAAGAATCAACGAGTGCTACACTGGAAA GAAAAATAGATATGTATATGGTTATGGAACATTTCTGGACGGCATTTCAAAGGTTACAGGAATTATCAAGCTTGATCTGCATGCGGAAGCTGAGACAGGCAACAGGATACTGCAGGTAGGAGGAAATATCAAAGGAATATATAAGCTGGGACAAGGAATATATTGTTCGGACGCTATATATGTCCCGCGCGAGTCAGCGGAGGAAGACGACGGTTACTTGATATTCTTTGTTCATGACGAAAACACAGG AAAATCATGTGTGAATGTGATAGACGCAAGAACAATGTCAGCTGAGCCAGTCGCAATAGTGGAACTGCCACATAGGGTCCCATATGGCTTTCACGCCCTGTTTGTTACAGAG AGACAACTCCAGGAACAAACTCTAATATAA
- the LOC103842223 gene encoding uncharacterized protein LOC103842223 encodes MSHHPHHHHQAVDNLINVFARASRDLDAVHFKLDKEFQQIYPDNANPMKLIQRIKKLQEDVTFLKDQCLELLSAKQDLIDKAQTTLVGNYNLIQKINASLGESANGDADDDALADFNQIIEEWTMQVRSRTVGETEEPDKEDINKLLFSAIVHNN; translated from the exons ATGAGTCATCATCCTCATCACCACCACCAAGCCGTCGATAATCTTATCAATGTTTTCGCGAGAGCCTCTCGTGATCTCGATGCTGTCCATTTCAAGCTCGACAAGGAGTTCCAGCAGATTTACCCAGACAAC GCGAATCCAATGAAGCTGATTCAGAGAATCAAGAAGCTGCAGGAAGATGTGACTTTCCTCAAAGACCAATGCCTTGAGCTTTTGTCTGCTAAACAG GATTTGATTGACAAGGCGCAGACAACACTTGTGGGTAACTACAACCTTATTCAGAAAATAAATGCGTCCTTGGGAGAATCAGCAAATGGCGATGCTGATGATGATGCATTGGCTGATTTTAATCAG ATAATTGAGGAGTGGACAATGCAAGTTAGATCAAGAACAG TGGGAGAGACAGAGGAGCCAGATAAAGAAGACATCAATAAGTTGCTTTTCTCAGCTATTGTTCATAACAATTGA